A genomic segment from Rhodospirillum centenum SW encodes:
- the cydC gene encoding thiol reductant ABC exporter subunit CydC yields MTRPGPLAALIALYWRERRGTLLAAALLAGLTVLAGVALLGLSGWFITATALAGAAGLGLAGLDVFRPAAAIRFLAVLRTGGRYGERVVGHEATLALLAALRERLFRGLARPEAARALMARPARLLFRLTVDVDALDSLYLRLLAPAAAALLTVVVVGGGLALLDGRLGLGLVLACLVVGVGVPLALRGAAERAARSRAAALELLRLRAIDLMAGQTDLLMTGRLDAQRQSVLAAEAALAAADDRLDRLDLRAALAVGAIGALLPAAALVAVAALLAQEALTVPQAAMVVLLALAVLEPFGALRRGVLELGRTRWAARRLRDWWSPPPPASDLPSPPEGSALVLRDVGFRHAGAPAPLFRGVSLTVAAGERVAVVGPSGAGKSTLLDLMAGERIPQDGYVLALPRTVLGQRTDLFRDSLRGNLLLAAPDADEETLWHALAQAGLDGWVRALPAGLDTMLGEGGTGLSQGQGRRLALARLILRGAPLWLLDEPTEGLDGGTARAVLARLADAAAGRALVLVTHLRREAELADRLLLLDADGRLDEVRRGDPGFAAALDRLRPD; encoded by the coding sequence ATGACGCGCCCCGGACCGCTTGCCGCCCTGATCGCCCTCTACTGGCGCGAACGGCGCGGCACCCTGCTGGCGGCGGCGCTGCTGGCCGGACTGACCGTGCTGGCCGGGGTCGCCCTGCTGGGCCTGTCGGGCTGGTTCATCACCGCGACGGCGCTGGCCGGGGCGGCGGGGCTCGGTCTGGCCGGCCTGGACGTCTTCCGGCCGGCCGCGGCGATCCGTTTCCTGGCCGTGCTGCGGACCGGCGGGCGCTATGGCGAGCGCGTGGTCGGGCACGAGGCGACGCTGGCCCTGCTGGCGGCGCTGCGGGAACGGCTGTTCCGTGGTCTCGCCCGGCCGGAGGCGGCGCGCGCGCTGATGGCCCGGCCGGCCCGGCTCCTGTTCCGCCTGACCGTGGACGTGGACGCGCTGGACAGCCTCTATCTGCGCCTGCTGGCGCCGGCCGCGGCGGCGCTGCTGACCGTCGTGGTCGTGGGCGGCGGGCTGGCGCTGCTGGACGGGCGCCTGGGCCTCGGGCTGGTGCTGGCTTGTCTCGTCGTCGGGGTCGGCGTGCCGCTGGCCCTGCGCGGGGCGGCGGAGCGGGCGGCCCGGTCGCGGGCGGCGGCGCTGGAACTCCTGCGCCTGAGGGCCATCGACCTGATGGCCGGCCAGACCGACCTGCTGATGACCGGCCGGCTGGACGCCCAGCGGCAGTCGGTGCTGGCGGCGGAGGCGGCGCTGGCCGCGGCCGACGACCGGCTGGACCGGCTGGACCTGCGCGCGGCCCTGGCCGTCGGCGCCATCGGCGCCCTGCTGCCCGCCGCGGCCCTGGTCGCGGTCGCGGCCCTGCTGGCGCAGGAGGCTCTGACGGTGCCGCAGGCGGCGATGGTCGTGCTGCTCGCCCTGGCCGTGCTGGAGCCCTTCGGCGCCCTGCGCCGCGGCGTGCTGGAGCTGGGCCGGACCCGCTGGGCCGCCCGCCGCCTGCGCGACTGGTGGTCGCCGCCGCCCCCGGCGTCCGACCTTCCCTCTCCGCCGGAGGGATCGGCGCTGGTCCTGCGCGATGTCGGGTTCCGCCATGCCGGGGCGCCCGCACCGCTGTTCCGCGGCGTCTCGCTGACGGTGGCGGCGGGCGAGCGGGTGGCCGTCGTCGGTCCCAGCGGGGCGGGCAAGTCCACCCTGCTGGACCTGATGGCCGGGGAGCGGATACCGCAGGACGGCTATGTCCTGGCCCTGCCGCGCACCGTGCTGGGCCAGCGCACCGACCTGTTCCGCGACAGCCTGCGCGGCAACCTGCTGCTGGCCGCCCCGGACGCGGACGAGGAGACGCTCTGGCATGCCCTGGCCCAGGCCGGGCTGGACGGCTGGGTCCGTGCCCTGCCGGCCGGGCTGGACACGATGCTGGGCGAGGGCGGCACCGGCCTGTCCCAGGGGCAGGGGCGCCGGCTGGCGCTGGCCCGGCTGATCCTGCGCGGGGCGCCGCTATGGCTCCTGGACGAACCGACCGAGGGGTTGGACGGCGGCACGGCGCGCGCGGTCCTGGCCCGGCTGGCGGATGCCGCCGCCGGTCGGGCGCTGGTGCTGGTGACGCATCTCCGGCGCGAGGCGGAACTGGCCGACCGCCTGCTCCTGCTGGATGCCGACGGCCGGCTGGACGAGGTCCGCCGCGGCGATCCCGGCTTCGCCGCCGCCCTGGACCGGCTGCGCCCGGACTGA
- a CDS encoding MarR family winged helix-turn-helix transcriptional regulator — translation MAGTAEAGPPPGEEHPGEDDLLRLDRQLCFRLYAASRLVTRLYQPVLEPLGLTYPQYIVLMILWEDAPCTVGHIGTRARLNSNTLTPLLKRLEQLGFVRRSRGAADERVVEIALTETGVGLKSRCRCIPAELAKRSGVPPEKIAALTQLLDELLGHLET, via the coding sequence ATGGCCGGAACGGCCGAAGCCGGGCCGCCCCCCGGGGAGGAGCATCCCGGGGAGGATGATCTGCTGCGCCTGGACCGGCAGCTCTGCTTCCGGCTCTACGCCGCCTCCCGGCTGGTGACGCGGCTCTACCAGCCGGTCCTGGAACCGCTGGGTCTGACCTATCCGCAGTACATCGTCCTGATGATCCTGTGGGAGGACGCGCCCTGCACGGTGGGCCATATCGGCACACGCGCCCGGCTGAACAGCAACACCCTGACCCCGCTGCTGAAACGGCTGGAGCAGCTCGGCTTCGTCCGGCGCAGCCGCGGTGCGGCGGACGAGCGGGTCGTGGAGATCGCCCTGACCGAGACCGGGGTCGGGCTGAAATCCCGCTGCCGCTGCATCCCCGCGGAACTGGCGAAGCGGAGCGGCGTGCCGCCGGAGAAGATCGCGGCACTGACGCAGCTTCTCGACGAGCTGCTGGGGCACCTGGAGACTTGA
- a CDS encoding ABC transporter transmembrane domain-containing protein, with product MPRSHIPRDGGPRQPESSPLSGGPGTEDAAAPAAASAKASRRTRRPAWAAEPALRRAAWLQAGAALLWLPQAWLLARALGTLVAGGTGVAAVATEAGLVLLLGLVRAVLDIYGGRLAFRSARDRLGRDRARAVAALAGLPPLDPGRPAAGAAAALVTEQAEAVLAYWHRFRPAKLRVVLVGPFILLAVGWVSWLAALLLLLTAPLIFLFMALIGWRAKAASEARLAEVADMHGLLLDRLRGLPTIRALGAVEAAALRLRSLSDTVRRRTMAVRIAFLSSTVLELFSALGVAMVAVYVGFHLLGELTSAPGAGRSGWSRGCSSCCWPRPGSSRCANWRRSGTTAPRARPPWRPCRSWGTGPSPDRRPRPTPPVRRRPPAWPASRRRWRSARCASPIPVASAPSSTGSTLPWRPASGSPCWGRAAAASPPCWP from the coding sequence ATGCCCCGCTCCCATATTCCGCGTGACGGCGGTCCGCGGCAGCCCGAGTCGTCGCCGCTCTCCGGCGGACCCGGCACCGAAGATGCCGCTGCTCCGGCCGCGGCCTCCGCAAAGGCGTCCAGGCGGACCCGCCGTCCGGCCTGGGCCGCCGAACCCGCCCTGCGCCGGGCCGCCTGGCTCCAGGCCGGGGCAGCGCTGCTCTGGCTGCCGCAGGCCTGGCTGCTGGCGCGCGCGCTCGGCACCCTGGTCGCCGGCGGCACGGGCGTGGCGGCCGTGGCCACGGAGGCGGGCCTGGTCCTGCTGCTCGGCCTCGTGCGGGCCGTGCTCGACATCTATGGCGGGCGGCTGGCCTTCCGCTCGGCGCGCGACCGGCTGGGCCGCGACCGTGCCCGCGCCGTCGCCGCCCTGGCCGGGTTGCCGCCGCTGGACCCCGGCCGCCCGGCCGCCGGTGCGGCCGCCGCGCTGGTGACCGAACAGGCCGAGGCCGTTCTGGCCTACTGGCACCGCTTCCGGCCGGCCAAGCTGCGCGTCGTCCTGGTCGGGCCCTTCATCCTGCTGGCGGTGGGCTGGGTCTCCTGGCTCGCGGCCCTGCTGCTGCTGCTGACGGCGCCGCTGATCTTCCTGTTCATGGCCCTGATCGGCTGGCGGGCGAAGGCGGCCAGCGAGGCCCGGCTGGCCGAGGTCGCGGACATGCACGGCCTGCTGCTGGACCGGCTGCGCGGCCTGCCGACGATCCGTGCCCTGGGGGCGGTGGAGGCGGCGGCCCTGCGCCTGCGCTCCCTGTCCGATACGGTGCGCCGGCGCACCATGGCGGTGCGCATCGCCTTCCTCTCCTCCACGGTGCTGGAGCTGTTCTCCGCCCTGGGGGTGGCGATGGTGGCCGTCTATGTCGGCTTCCACCTGCTGGGCGAGCTGACTTCGGCACCTGGGGCGGGACGCTCGGGCTGGAGCAGGGGCTGTTCATCCTGCTGCTGGCCCCGGCCTGGTTCGAGCCGCTGCGCGAACTGGCGACGCTCTGGCACGACCGCGCCTCGGGCGAGGCCGCCCTGGCGGCCCTGCAGAAGCTGGGGGACGGGACCGTCGCCGGACCGGCGGCCGCGTCCGACGCCGCCGGTCCGGCGTCGCCCGCCGGCGTGGCCGGCCAGCCGCCGGCGCTGGAGGTCCGCGCGCTGCGCTTCGCCCATCCCGGTGGCGTCGGCCCCGTCTTCGACGGGTTCGACCTTGCCCTGGCGCCCGGCGAGCGGGTCGCCCTGCTGGGGCCGAGCGGCAGCGGCAAGTCCACCCTGTTGGCCCTGA
- a CDS encoding DUF1330 domain-containing protein yields MTVYAIAQVSIHDRARYDRYAQAFMPVLMQYGGRLLAADEAPETVEGDWPHQKAVLLAFPDAAAFHAWAGSPEYRRISEDRLAGSRATVLLVRGIDAG; encoded by the coding sequence ATGACCGTTTATGCCATCGCCCAGGTCAGCATCCACGACCGTGCCCGCTATGACCGCTACGCCCAGGCCTTCATGCCCGTGCTGATGCAGTATGGCGGCCGGCTGCTCGCGGCCGACGAGGCGCCGGAGACGGTGGAAGGCGACTGGCCGCACCAGAAGGCGGTGCTGCTCGCCTTCCCGGATGCGGCGGCCTTCCATGCCTGGGCCGGGTCGCCGGAATACCGCCGCATCTCCGAGGACAGGCTCGCCGGCAGCCGCGCCACGGTGCTGCTGGTCCGCGGGATCGACGCGGGCTGA
- a CDS encoding ATP-binding cassette domain-containing protein → MGPSGSGKSTLLALIAGLLRPEAGEIRIDGLPMTPASAPALRHHIAWVGHRPHFRAVSLHANAAFGRSGTLADAAIARLLPGVDPARRVGEGGVGLSGGEALRLALARAVADPDAGLILADEPTAHLDAGTADDVADALLAAAEGRTLLVATHDPRLAARLDRIVRIVP, encoded by the coding sequence CTGGGGCCGAGCGGCAGCGGCAAGTCCACCCTGTTGGCCCTGATCGCGGGGCTGCTGCGCCCTGAGGCGGGGGAGATCCGGATCGACGGTCTGCCGATGACACCGGCCAGCGCCCCGGCGCTGCGCCACCACATCGCCTGGGTCGGGCACCGGCCGCATTTCCGCGCCGTCAGCCTGCATGCCAACGCCGCCTTCGGCCGGTCGGGGACGCTGGCGGATGCGGCCATCGCCCGGCTGCTGCCGGGGGTCGATCCGGCCCGCCGGGTGGGCGAGGGCGGGGTCGGCCTGTCGGGCGGCGAGGCGCTGCGGCTGGCGCTGGCGCGCGCCGTCGCCGATCCGGATGCCGGCCTGATCCTGGCCGACGAGCCGACGGCGCATCTGGACGCCGGCACCGCCGACGACGTGGCCGACGCCCTGCTGGCCGCGGCCGAGGGCCGGACCCTGCTTGTCGCCACCCATGACCCGCGCCTTGCCGCGCGGCTCGACCGTATCGTCAGGATCGTGCCATGA
- a CDS encoding glutathione peroxidase: MSEFHSLHARSLRGQDVPLSRFAGQVALVVNTASKCGFTPQYAGLEALYRKYADQGFVVLGFPCNQFGNQEPGDAATIEGSCLVNYGVSFPMFEKVDVNGPQAHPVFRWLTTRLPGLFGQGIRWNFTKFLIGRDGRPLRRFAPMTKPEGIEAHVRAALGQ; this comes from the coding sequence ATGAGCGAATTCCATTCCCTGCACGCCCGCTCGCTGCGCGGGCAGGATGTCCCGCTGTCCCGGTTCGCGGGCCAGGTCGCGCTGGTCGTGAACACCGCCAGCAAGTGCGGCTTCACCCCCCAGTATGCGGGGCTGGAGGCGCTCTACCGGAAATACGCCGACCAGGGCTTCGTCGTGCTGGGCTTCCCCTGCAACCAGTTCGGCAACCAGGAGCCGGGCGACGCGGCCACCATCGAGGGAAGCTGCCTTGTCAATTACGGGGTCAGCTTCCCCATGTTCGAGAAGGTGGACGTGAACGGCCCGCAGGCGCATCCGGTGTTCCGCTGGCTGACCACCCGGCTGCCCGGCCTGTTCGGACAGGGGATCAGGTGGAACTTCACGAAGTTCCTGATCGGCCGCGACGGGCGCCCGCTGCGCCGCTTCGCCCCGATGACGAAGCCGGAGGGCATCGAGGCGCATGTCCGCGCCGCCCTGGGACAGTGA
- a CDS encoding TonB-dependent receptor: MSRSRYPASVSTLALLLALAAPAAAQPTAPQSTTSGPTTSGPTTSGPTSSGPGAAGDREIEEIVVTAQLRAQPLQDVPMPINAFTGSFLRDVRIDDFEGLADLAPGLEVLEQTVQNPTIVVRGVSSGGSAANIENRISVFQDGISISRAQGALQELFDVGQVEVLKGPQGTLYGRGSTAGAIAVASARPDFDGTYGSVSAGIEEFDGWTGGAMLNVPVNDRAALRVAATRHYRDGFIKNLENGEPTGGTDMMAGRISGTVRLSDAVEATLILNGQRDRGNSNVFKAVTIPTRGGGFSGSGDNTPWNRLPFRTDPFAPMQSDLGDASYLRRDVAGATLLVDAQLGDITLSSISGYRYLKSDDYFDVDGSYLYIVNGLEDTDLDQYSTELRAAYDGGGRLTGVAGLSLFRESTDYRIALDYDPNRVATLVLASSPFYRLPVAANGALNPVLPLGFPARVGEEGLTESDTTSYSVYLDGSYRITDSLGLSAGLRYTFDDKSLATTRPISNLGLFIPTSTGDRRTRSADFDAFQPRVVLDYRIDEDAKVYASVTTGYRSGVIPEAGRTNSDPVTDPEYVISYEAGARTTWLDGRLRLNGSLYYYDWTDFQTQVTDPETNLPVSAAAGEASAFGFELEGDFDLTKALRLFGNLNLMQAEYDSFVSGGQDFTGNTMTRSPKVRFTLGAQADIELPAGWTLTANGYASYRSRQYYSDENTALESQDAFTLVNANLVLATPEEGMTVTLYAENLFDVEYLADVGNTGRSFGIPTWVPGHPRVIGVELGARF, translated from the coding sequence ATGTCCCGTTCCCGTTACCCGGCATCCGTGTCCACCCTGGCGCTGCTGCTGGCGCTGGCAGCACCCGCCGCCGCCCAGCCGACCGCCCCCCAGTCGACAACCTCGGGTCCGACAACCTCAGGGCCGACAACCTCAGGGCCGACATCCTCGGGGCCGGGTGCTGCCGGCGACCGGGAGATCGAGGAGATCGTGGTCACGGCCCAGCTCCGTGCCCAGCCCCTGCAGGACGTGCCGATGCCGATCAACGCCTTCACCGGCAGCTTCCTCAGGGATGTCCGGATCGATGATTTCGAGGGGCTGGCCGATCTGGCCCCGGGCCTGGAGGTGCTGGAGCAGACGGTGCAGAACCCGACCATCGTCGTGCGCGGGGTCAGTTCCGGCGGCAGTGCCGCGAACATCGAGAACCGCATCTCCGTCTTCCAGGACGGCATCTCCATCAGCCGGGCGCAGGGCGCGCTCCAGGAGCTTTTCGATGTCGGCCAGGTGGAGGTGCTGAAGGGGCCCCAGGGCACGCTGTACGGGCGCGGCTCCACCGCCGGCGCCATCGCCGTCGCCTCCGCCCGCCCGGACTTCGACGGGACCTACGGGTCGGTCTCGGCCGGGATCGAGGAGTTCGACGGCTGGACGGGCGGCGCCATGCTCAACGTCCCGGTCAATGACCGGGCGGCGCTCCGGGTGGCCGCGACGCGCCACTACCGCGATGGCTTCATCAAGAATCTTGAGAACGGCGAACCGACCGGCGGTACGGACATGATGGCCGGCCGCATCAGCGGCACGGTGCGCCTCAGCGATGCGGTCGAGGCGACGCTGATCCTCAACGGCCAGCGCGACCGCGGCAATTCCAACGTCTTCAAGGCGGTCACCATCCCGACCCGGGGCGGCGGCTTCAGCGGTTCGGGCGACAACACGCCGTGGAACCGGCTGCCCTTCCGCACCGATCCGTTCGCCCCGATGCAGTCCGACCTGGGCGATGCGTCCTACCTGCGCCGCGACGTGGCGGGGGCGACGCTGCTGGTCGACGCGCAGCTCGGCGACATCACCCTCAGCTCCATCTCCGGTTACCGCTATCTCAAGAGCGACGACTATTTCGACGTCGACGGCTCCTACCTCTACATCGTCAACGGGCTGGAGGACACGGACCTCGACCAGTATTCGACCGAGCTGCGCGCCGCCTATGACGGCGGCGGCCGGCTGACCGGCGTGGCCGGCCTCAGCCTGTTCCGGGAATCCACCGACTACCGCATCGCGCTCGACTACGATCCCAACCGCGTGGCGACGCTGGTGCTCGCCAGCTCGCCCTTCTACCGGCTGCCGGTGGCGGCGAACGGCGCGCTCAACCCCGTCCTGCCGCTGGGCTTCCCCGCGCGGGTCGGGGAGGAGGGCCTGACCGAGAGCGACACGACCAGCTACTCCGTCTATCTCGACGGTTCCTACCGGATCACCGACAGCCTCGGCCTCTCCGCGGGTCTGCGCTACACCTTCGACGACAAGTCGCTGGCGACGACCCGCCCGATCAGCAATCTCGGCCTCTTCATCCCCACCTCCACCGGCGACCGGCGCACCCGCTCCGCCGATTTCGACGCCTTCCAGCCGCGCGTCGTCCTCGATTACCGGATCGACGAGGATGCGAAGGTGTATGCCAGCGTCACCACCGGCTACCGCTCGGGCGTCATCCCCGAGGCCGGGCGGACGAACAGCGATCCGGTCACCGATCCGGAATATGTCATCAGCTACGAGGCCGGGGCCCGCACCACCTGGCTGGACGGCCGCCTGCGCCTCAACGGCTCGCTCTACTATTACGACTGGACGGACTTCCAGACCCAGGTGACGGACCCGGAAACCAACCTTCCCGTCAGCGCCGCGGCGGGGGAGGCCAGCGCGTTCGGCTTCGAGCTGGAGGGGGATTTCGACCTGACGAAGGCCCTGCGCCTGTTCGGCAACCTGAACCTGATGCAGGCCGAATACGACAGCTTCGTCTCCGGCGGCCAGGACTTCACGGGCAACACCATGACCCGCTCGCCGAAGGTCCGGTTCACGCTGGGCGCCCAGGCCGACATCGAGCTTCCCGCCGGCTGGACGCTGACGGCGAACGGCTACGCCAGCTACCGCAGCCGGCAGTACTACTCGGACGAGAACACCGCGCTGGAGAGCCAGGACGCCTTCACCCTGGTCAATGCCAACCTGGTCCTGGCGACGCCGGAGGAGGGCATGACCGTCACGCTCTACGCCGAGAACCTGTTCGACGTGGAGTATCTGGCAGACGTCGGCAACACCGGCCGCTCCTTCGGTATCCCCACCTGGGTGCCGGGCCATCCGCGGGTGATCGGCGTCGAACTCGGCGCCCGGTTCTGA
- a CDS encoding alkaline phosphatase D family protein — MPQTTRRAFLSFGAAGLGLTLVSSLSPLAPRASASGPVVRFPQGVASGDPTPTTVALWTRAEPAEGHQGPVALQVEVARDARFKDIVLRAATEARPEADYTVRVIATDLAPDRTYFYRFIAGGTVSEPLGRTRTAPAPDSDRPVRIAAVSCQNYEQGTYESWRVLVEEDEAAAPEARIDVVLHLGDFIYEAIGYGTARRVPPFPSGGHAYDGGLRHHAVTLDDYRHLYRTYLSDPDLIAARARFPFVCTWDDHEFSNDCWQSQATYEIGGSPAQTRRLAANRAWFEYIPALLSDAPAVPGAERHATDFAPATVADVPFEQAPLGSAEPEPNNARAIGSLTIYRAFQWGRMLDLIVTDTRSYRSAHAVPDQLAIAYGAVPRGLQPLGLVSLMDAGRTAMGGQPPAELPLPDGRRVPNPRAAAEPGSMLGTVQRDWFLSALKTSRAVWKVWGNSVPLTPLRFDLDAVGRTPEPLALSLDAWDGYPSERDRILAQLVADGVTNVVSLTGDHHMHFAGLALADNYRGDPVMVEFAVAGISSQPAQVSFHKVVPTDSPFRPLIAFDRPVASPAPRTDAFNMAMMYGVASVAATAAAGSEEAGLKVRNPAQNRHLRFIDSAANGFAVFTFAADGVEARYVTVTPGVPSPDARVRRRMALRADAWRPGGMPQIRVTALEGEALFPASAYRDL; from the coding sequence ATGCCGCAGACCACCCGCCGCGCCTTCCTCTCGTTCGGGGCCGCCGGCCTCGGCCTCACCCTGGTTTCCTCCCTGTCCCCGCTGGCGCCGCGGGCGTCGGCATCGGGACCCGTGGTCCGCTTCCCCCAGGGCGTCGCCTCGGGCGACCCGACGCCGACCACGGTCGCGCTCTGGACCCGGGCTGAACCGGCCGAGGGTCATCAGGGGCCGGTCGCCCTCCAGGTGGAGGTTGCCCGCGATGCCCGCTTCAAGGACATCGTCCTGCGCGCCGCCACGGAGGCGCGCCCGGAGGCGGACTATACGGTGCGTGTCATCGCCACCGACCTCGCGCCCGACCGGACCTACTTCTACCGCTTCATCGCGGGCGGTACGGTGTCGGAACCGCTCGGCCGGACGCGCACCGCCCCGGCGCCGGACTCCGACCGGCCGGTGCGGATCGCTGCCGTCTCCTGCCAGAACTATGAACAGGGGACCTACGAATCCTGGCGGGTTCTGGTGGAGGAGGACGAGGCCGCCGCGCCCGAGGCGCGGATCGACGTCGTGCTGCACCTGGGCGACTTCATCTACGAAGCGATCGGCTACGGCACGGCGCGCCGGGTGCCGCCGTTCCCGAGCGGCGGGCATGCCTATGACGGGGGCCTGCGCCACCATGCCGTGACGCTGGACGACTACCGCCACCTCTACCGGACCTATCTGTCGGACCCCGACCTGATCGCGGCGCGGGCGCGCTTCCCCTTCGTCTGCACCTGGGACGACCACGAATTCTCCAACGACTGCTGGCAGAGTCAGGCGACCTACGAGATCGGCGGAAGCCCGGCGCAGACCCGCCGGCTGGCCGCCAACCGGGCCTGGTTCGAGTACATTCCGGCCCTGCTGTCGGACGCGCCGGCCGTGCCCGGTGCGGAGCGGCATGCCACCGATTTCGCGCCCGCCACGGTGGCGGACGTCCCGTTCGAGCAGGCGCCGCTGGGCTCGGCGGAGCCCGAGCCGAACAACGCCCGCGCCATCGGCTCGCTGACGATCTACCGTGCCTTCCAGTGGGGCCGGATGCTGGACCTGATCGTCACCGATACCCGCTCCTACCGCTCGGCGCACGCGGTGCCCGATCAGCTCGCCATCGCCTACGGTGCCGTGCCGCGCGGGTTGCAGCCGCTCGGCCTCGTCTCCCTGATGGATGCGGGCCGCACGGCCATGGGCGGGCAGCCACCGGCCGAGCTGCCGCTGCCCGACGGCCGCCGCGTGCCCAACCCCCGCGCCGCGGCGGAGCCGGGCAGCATGCTGGGCACGGTCCAGCGCGACTGGTTCCTCTCCGCACTGAAGACCTCGCGCGCCGTCTGGAAGGTCTGGGGCAACTCCGTGCCGCTGACGCCCCTGCGCTTCGACCTGGACGCGGTGGGGCGCACGCCGGAACCGTTGGCCCTCAGCCTGGACGCCTGGGACGGCTACCCGTCCGAGCGCGACCGTATCCTGGCGCAGCTTGTCGCCGACGGCGTGACGAACGTGGTGTCGCTCACGGGCGACCACCACATGCACTTCGCCGGTCTGGCGCTGGCCGACAACTACCGCGGCGACCCGGTGATGGTGGAATTCGCGGTGGCCGGCATCAGCTCCCAGCCGGCCCAGGTCTCGTTCCACAAGGTGGTGCCGACCGACAGCCCGTTCCGGCCCCTGATCGCCTTCGACCGGCCGGTCGCCTCGCCGGCACCGCGCACGGACGCGTTCAACATGGCCATGATGTACGGCGTCGCCTCGGTGGCGGCGACAGCCGCCGCCGGATCGGAGGAGGCCGGCCTCAAGGTCCGCAATCCCGCGCAGAACCGGCATCTGCGCTTCATCGATTCAGCGGCAAACGGCTTCGCGGTCTTCACCTTCGCGGCCGACGGGGTCGAGGCCCGCTATGTCACGGTGACGCCGGGCGTGCCCTCGCCGGATGCCCGGGTGCGCCGCCGCATGGCCCTGCGGGCGGATGCCTGGCGGCCGGGCGGGATGCCGCAGATCCGGGTCACCGCCCTGGAGGGCGAGGCCCTGTTTCCGGCCTCTGCCTACCGGGACCTCTGA
- a CDS encoding PaaI family thioesterase — protein MASEIRASEIGAPLDDRTVRRVQDSFARQGLMAHLGAVLHEVRSGLVVVRLPFRPELTQQHGYFHAGATGAIADTAGGFAAFTLFPEDSAVLSVEYKINLLNPGRGEFLEAVGRVVKSGRTLTVCQLEVNAHHGDSVSPVAVGQQTLICLRGRPD, from the coding sequence ATGGCTTCAGAGATCCGCGCTTCAGAGATCGGCGCCCCCCTCGACGACCGCACGGTCCGGCGCGTGCAGGACAGTTTCGCCCGGCAGGGGCTGATGGCCCATCTGGGCGCGGTGCTGCACGAGGTACGCAGCGGCCTGGTCGTCGTCCGTCTGCCCTTCCGGCCCGAGCTGACGCAGCAGCACGGCTATTTCCACGCCGGCGCCACCGGCGCCATCGCGGACACCGCCGGCGGCTTCGCGGCCTTCACCCTGTTCCCGGAGGACAGCGCGGTGCTGTCCGTCGAATACAAGATCAACCTGCTGAATCCGGGCCGGGGGGAGTTCCTGGAGGCGGTCGGCCGGGTGGTCAAGAGCGGGCGGACCCTGACCGTCTGCCAGCTGGAGGTCAATGCGCACCACGGCGACAGCGTCAGCCCCGTCGCCGTGGGACAGCAGACCCTGATCTGCCTGCGCGGCCGGCCCGACTGA